A window of the Ammoniphilus oxalaticus genome harbors these coding sequences:
- the spoVS gene encoding stage V sporulation protein SpoVS → MDVLKVSAKSNPNSVAGALAGVLRERGAAEIQAIGAGALNQAVKAVAIARGFVAPSGVDLICVPAFTDITIDGEERTAIKLIVEPR, encoded by the coding sequence ATGGATGTATTAAAAGTTTCAGCAAAATCCAACCCAAACTCTGTAGCAGGCGCCCTGGCAGGTGTTTTGCGGGAACGTGGAGCAGCTGAGATACAAGCGATTGGCGCAGGCGCGTTAAACCAGGCGGTCAAAGCGGTAGCTATTGCAAGAGGATTTGTAGCTCCTAGCGGTGTTGACTTGATATGCGTTCCAGCTTTCACGGACATTACAATTGATGGGGAAGAACGGACAGCAATTAAATTGATTGTAGAACCAAGATAG